One region of Acropora muricata isolate sample 2 chromosome 13, ASM3666990v1, whole genome shotgun sequence genomic DNA includes:
- the LOC136896706 gene encoding RING finger and CHY zinc finger domain-containing protein 1-like, which produces MSNPDIHTSKIPSRVPPCGHLLHSTFFSKYLETGGYACSICNRSMVDMTRAWRMLDNEISMTPMPEEYNFMSRCFAVIVANVRVWMFQESRVRFHVVGLKCMECGSYNTSREGEEGVPVAAVPLPQAAHAPQDEEEWETEDEEEIVGGHEDTESEEQDAVDDLVNLAQVELNLGDETDDNQVLPLD; this is translated from the exons atgTCAAACCCT GATATTCACACATCTAAGATACCATCGCGTGTTCCCCCTTGCGGCCATTTGCTACACAG CACCTTTTTTTCAAAGTATCTGGAGACAGG GGGATATGCTTGTTCAATATGCAACAGATCAATGGTTGACATGACTCGTGCGTGGCGAATGCTTGACAATGAGATATCTATGACCCCAATGCCAGAAGAATACAATTTTATGTCAAG atGCTTTGCCGTGATTGTCGCAAA TGTCAGAGTTTGGATGTTTCAGGAAAGCAGGGTCCGATTTCATGTCGTTGGCCTGAAGTGTATGGAATGTGGCTCATACAACACCAGCAGAGAAGGGGAGGAAGGGGTTCCTGTGGCAGCCGTGCCATTACCACAGGCTGCCCATGCACCGCAGGATGAGGAAGAATGGGAAAcggaagatgaagaagaaatagTCGGGGGACACGAGGACACTGAGTCAGAAGAACAAGACGCAGTCGATGATTTAGTTAATTTAGCACAGGTTGAGTTAAATCTTGGCGACGAAACTGACGATAATCAGGTTCTACCTTTAGATTGA